The Mytilus galloprovincialis chromosome 2, xbMytGall1.hap1.1, whole genome shotgun sequence genome has a window encoding:
- the LOC143063788 gene encoding uncharacterized protein LOC143063788 encodes MMEKKEFTQFEGFDVDSLEKFPFSGIKVIGAIHVGLGVTCMILGVVNIVTYVVMDESPTYTDKDLNDKQELAMQITVSSTPMWCGIWFCMCGTMALNISRQKKSSVYCFKMSFLILSILCSALFGPACACVNAYEALLRHGLNSSDYKWLVPLLIAFFAFNEIIVSIISAIACCCCATLKETKVRVLLTPNNQTQHKLINKEFQTRPDNPHLQRDYLQDNRDIFRISNRNQQRNISDQPMFRTHSKNITTQRSHFTANHIRYNNTPD; translated from the exons ATGATGGAAAAGAAAGAATTTACTCAATTTGAAGGATTTGACGTTGACAGTCTTGAGAAGTTCCCCTTTTCTGGCATCAAGGTCATTGGAGCAATACATGTTGGACTAGGTGTCACGTGCATGATTCTAGGAGTGGTTAATATAGTTACTTATGTAGTGATGGATGAATCTCCAACATATACTGACAAAGActtaaatgacaaacaagaacTAGCAATGCAGATCACCGTATCGTCTACTCCAATGTGGTGTGGTATATGG TTTTGTATGTGTGGTACTATGGCACTAAATATATCAAGACAAAAGAAGTCCAGTGTTTACTGCTTT aaaatgtcTTTCCTGATATTGAGTATTTTATGTTCTGCGTTGTTTGGTCCTGCTTGTGCATGTGTAAATGCATATGAAGCTTTATTG CGCCATGGGCTCAACAGTTCCGATTACAAATGGTTGGTTCCACTGCTTATAGCGTTCTttgcatttaatgaaattattgtcAGTATCATATCAGCGATAGCGTGTTGCTGTTGTGCaactttaaaagaaacaaaa GTTAGAGTGCTGTTGACGCCAAATAATCAAACACAGCATAAGCTGATAAATAAAGAATTCCAGACACGGCCTGATAACCCACATTTACAGCGAGATTACTTACAAGACAATAGAGATATATTTAGGATCAGCAACAGAAATCAACAGAGGAATATTAGTGATCAACCAATGTTTAGAACACATTCTAAGAATATAACAACACAAAGATCACATTTTACAGCAAACCATATCAGATATAATAACACTCCTGATTAG